CGATCCGGGCCTCCAGCCGGTCCACCACCACCTCGCTCGGCAGGTTGTGGCATTCGGCCAGGGCCAGAGGGAAGGGCGGGTAGGCGTTGGAGGCATCCCCCAGCAGCACGATGAGGTTGGATGCCAGGGCGTCCTCCCCCGCCGCGGTGATGCGGTAAACCGTGCGCTCGGGCCGCTTGCCGTCGCGCTCCACCCCGTCCTCCTCCACGAACCCCTGCTCCTCCAGCCGGGAGACGGCGTGGTAGAGCGTGCCGGGACGGACCTTCACGGTCCGGTCCTCGCCGCGGAACATCAGGGTCTGGTACATCTCGTAGGCGTGCATGGGCTTCTCACGGAGCAGCCCCAGCGCCGCGAGG
Above is a window of Arthrobacter sp. Y-9 DNA encoding:
- a CDS encoding PadR family transcriptional regulator; translation: MTSPSLTPLSLAALGLLREKPMHAYEMYQTLMFRGEDRTVKVRPGTLYHAVSRLEEQGFVEEDGVERDGKRPERTVYRITAAGEDALASNLIVLLGDASNAYPPFPLALAECHNLPSEVVVDRLEARIAGLSERLEEYRSAEARAMERHVPRQFWLDVKYQHHLLAAEIDWLTGLVAEIRSGDLDISVPS